A portion of the Cyanobacteriota bacterium genome contains these proteins:
- the trxA gene encoding thioredoxin, which translates to ESDVPVLVDFWAPWCGPCRMVGPIVDEIAQQYAGQVKVVKVNTDENPSVATQYGIRSIPTLMIFKGGERVDMVVGAVPKTTLSNTLEKHL; encoded by the coding sequence GAAAGTGACGTTCCTGTACTAGTGGATTTTTGGGCACCTTGGTGTGGGCCTTGTCGAATGGTTGGCCCTATTGTTGATGAGATTGCTCAACAATATGCTGGTCAGGTGAAGGTAGTGAAAGTGAATACTGATGAAAATCCTAGCGTTGCAACTCAGTACGGTATCCGCAGCATTCCAACCTTGATGATTTTCAAAGGTGGCGAGCGTGTTGATATGGTTGTAGGCGCTGTACCTAAGACAACGCTGTCAAATACTCTCGAAAAGCACCTCTAG